In Aspergillus flavus chromosome 3, complete sequence, one genomic interval encodes:
- a CDS encoding cobalamin-independent methionine synthase MetH/D (5-methyltetrahydropteroyltriglutamate--homocysteine methyltransferase), protein MVQSSVLGFPRMGKLRDLKKATEAYWGEKISRDDLLAEGKRLRLEHWKIQKNAGVDIIPSNDFAFYDQVLDHIQMFGVIPERYSKYNLHPVDEYFAMGRGLQKPAKDGQAAIDVPSLEMVKWFDSNYHYVKPTLQDNQTFKLAEQPKPVVQFLEAKEAGIVTRPVILGPVSFLTLAKADRGQTVDPITKINDLLPVYVELLQKLKEAGAEDVQIDEPVLVFDLPAKSKDAFKPAYEKLGALGDKAPRIVLATYFGDIVHNIDVLPALHNLYGIHIDLVRNPEQLDTVVGALGPNQVLSAGVVDGRNIWKTNFKAAIEKVELAIQKLGKDRVIVATSSSLLHVPHTLASEKNLDAEVRDWFSFAVEKTAEVVVIAKAVTEGPAAVREQLEANAKSVQSRASSSRTNDPKVKERQAAVTEEMHNRKSAFPVRLAEQGKSINLPLFPTTTIGSFPQTKEIRIQRNKFTKGEITPEQYEKFIEKEIEDVVKIQEELDLDVFVHGEPERNDMVQYFGERLTGYVFTTHAWVQSYGSRCVRPPIVVGDISRPAPMTVKESKYAVSISKKPMKGMLTGPITCLRWSFPRDDVHQSVQAQQLALALRDEVIDLEAAGIKVIQVDEPALREGLPLRSGKEREDYLKWAVRSFRLATTGVSDGTQIHSHFCYSEFQDFFHAIAALDADVLSIENSKSDAKLLKVFIDEAYPRHIGPGVYDIHSPRVPSEQEIKDRVEEMLQYLRPEQLWINPDCGLKTRQWPETKAALTNMVNAAKYFRQKHTK, encoded by the exons ATGGTTCAATC CTCCGTCTTGGGTTTCCCTCGTATGGGAAAGCTTCGTGACCTGAAGAAGGCCACTGAGGCGTACTGGGGTGAGAAGATCTCTCGGGATGATCTCTTGGCTGAGGGAAAGAGACTCCGTCTGGAGCActggaagatccagaagaatGCTGGTGTCGACATCATTCCCAGCAATGACTTTGCTTTCTACGACCAGGTCCTCGACCACATTCAGATGTTCGGT GTTATCCCCGAGAGATACAGCAAGTACAACCTCCACCCTGTTGACGAGTACTTCGCCATGGGTCGTGGTCTCCAGAAGCCTGCCAAGGATGGCCAGGCCGCCATTGATGTTCCTAGCTTG GAAATGGTTAAGTGGTTTGACTCCAACTACCACTACGTCAAGCCCACTCTTCAGGACAACCAGACTTTCAAGCTCGCCGAGCAGCCCAAGCCTGTTGTTCAGTTCCTTGAGGCCAAGGAGGCTGGCATCGTCACTCGTCCCGTCATCCTGGGACCTGTCTCGTTCCTGACTCTTGCCAAGGCTGACCGTGGTCAGACCGTTGACCCCATCACCAAGATCAATGACCTCCTCCCTGTCTACGTCGAGCTCCTCCAGAAGCTGAAGGAGGCTGGTGCTGAGGACGTTCAGATTGATGAGCCTGTCCTCGTCTTTGACCTTCCCGCCAAGTCCAAGGATGCCTTCAAGCCTGCCTACGAGAAGCTCGGCGCTCTCGGTGACAAGGCTCCTCGCATCGTTCTCGCCACCTACTTCGGTGACATCGTTCACAACATTGATGTCCTTCCTGCTCTTCACAACCTCTACGGTATCCACATTGACCTTGTCCGTAACCCTGAGCAGCTTGACACCGTCGTTGGCGCTCTTGGCCCCAACCAGGTCCTTTCTGCTGGTGTTGTCGACGGCCGTAACATCTGGAAGACCAACTTCAAGGCTGCtattgagaaggttgagCTGGCTATTCAGAAGCTTGGCAAGGACCGTGTGATCGTCGCCACTTCCAGCTCCCTCCTCCACGTCCCCCACACCCTTGCAAGCGAGAAGAACCTCGACGCCGAGGTGCGTGACTGGTTTAGCTTCGCTGTCGAGAAGACTGCCGAAGTCGTTGTGATCGCCAAGGCCGTCACTGAGGGCCCCGCTGCCGTCCGTGAGCAGCTCGAGGCCAACGCCAAGTCTGTTCAGAGCCGTGCCTCGTCCAGCCGCACCAACGACCCCAAGGTCAAGGAGCGCCAGGCTGCCGTCACCGAGGAGATGCACAACCGCAAGTCTGCATTCCCCGTCCGTCTTGCCGAGCAGGGCAAGTCTATCaaccttcctctcttccccaccaccaccatcggATCTTTCCCTCAGACCAAGGAGATCCGTATCCAGCGTAACAAGTTCACCAAGGGTGAAATCACCCCTGAGCAGTACGAGAAGTTCatcgagaaggagatcgaggatgtTGTCAAGATCCAGGAAGAGCTCGACCTGGATGTCTTCGTCCACGGTGAGCCTGAGCGTAACGACATGGTCCAGTACTTCGGTGAGCGTCTCACCGGTTACGTTTTCACTACCCACGCCTGGGTCCAGAGTTACGGATCCCGTTGCGTGCGTCCTCCCATCGTTGTCGGTGACATCTCTCGTCCTGCCCCCATGACCGTCAAGGAGTCCAAGTACGCTgtctccatctccaagaagcccaTGAAGGGTATGCTCACTGGTCCCATCACCTGTCTCCGGTGGTCTTTCCCTCGTGACGATGTCCACCAGTCCGTCCAGGCTCAACAGCTGGCTCTTGCCCTCCGTGACGAAGTCATCGACCTTGAGGCTGCTGGTATCAAGGTCATCCAGGTCGATGAGCCTGCCCTCCGTGAGGGTCTCCCTCTCCGTTCCGGCAAGGAGCGTGAGGACTACCTCAAGTGGGCTGTCCGCTCCTTCCGCTTGGCCACCACCGGTGTTTCCGATGGCACTCAGATTCACTCTCACTTCTGCTACTCTGAGTTCCAGGACTTCTTCCACGCTATTGCCGCTCTGGATGCCGATGTTCTGAGCATTGAGAACAGCAAGTCCGATGCCAAGCTGCTCAAGGTCTTCATTGACGAGGCCTACCCCCGTCACATTGGACCCGGTGTCTACGACATCCACTCTCCTCGTGTCCCCAGCGAGCAGGAGATCAAGGACCGCGTCGAGGAGATGCTCCAGTACCTCCGTCCTGAACAGCTCTGGATCAACCCTGACTGCGGTCTCAAGACCCGTCAGTGGCCCGAGACCAAGGCTGCTTTGACCAACATGGTCAATGCGGCCAAGTACTTCCGCCAGAAGCACACCAAATAA
- a CDS encoding 3-oxo-5-alpha-steroid 4-dehydrogenase family protein (unnamed protein product) gives MGPTISTLNSLPPLQDLLHPTPETYTQILNIWQYFASFTVVIWLTTWFPMGKTSLKSSIFNIPGRLAWTAMELIAPLNLIYVMKALVAKLNTDLTSLPLPNQTVAALYLIHYANRAVISPLFAAPSMSPIHAFIAVCGLSFNWINSTCLAAWLVGYHVPVTGYRADGSGPGIGNSTRPAISDYLPYIGIVLFFVGMAGNIISERTFFRLRREEADKLHNTQKDHSKNPGTKNKYSKVYVIPPAKGLFRYILYPHYVFEWLEWTGFVLVGTAVYPAAGAVGPEMGLVPWLRPAAALAEKLRVPLPLPAVVFVVNVVTSMVPQARLGKRWYLGRFGKDKVAGRGAVVPFLGWLSV, from the exons ATGGGGCCGACCATCTCAACCCTCAATTCTCTCCCACCCCTTCaggatctcctccacccaaCCCCAGAAACATACACCCAAATCCTCAACATCTGGCAATACTTCGCCAGC TTCACAGTAGTCATATGGCTAACCACCTGGTTCCCGATGGGCAAAACCTCCCTAaaatcctccatcttcaacatccccgGCCGCCTCGCCTGGACCGCCATGGAGCTCATCGCGCCCCTAAACCTCATCTACGTGATGAAAGCCCTCGTCGCAAAACTCAACACGGACCTCACGTCCCTGCCACTCCCGAATCAGACCGTAGCCGCGCTGTATCTCATCCACTACGCTAATCGCGCGGTCATCTCTCCGCTGTTCGCGGCCCCGAGCATGTCCCCCATCCATGCTTTCATCGCCGTCTGCGGTCTGTCTTTCAACTGGATTAATTCGACCTGCCTTGCTGCATGGTTGGTGGGATACCATGTCCCTGTGACCGGGTATAGAGCAGATGGGTCTGGTCCTGGTATAGGTAATAGCACCAGACCCGCGATCTCAGATTACCTCCCCTATATAGGaatcgtcctcttcttcgtcggaaTGGCAGGAAACATCATCTCCGAGCGAACATTCTTCCGACTCCGCCGCGAAGAAGCAGACAAGCTGCACAACACCCAGAAAGATCACTCAAAGAATCCCGGAACCAAGAACAAGTACTCCAAAGTCTACGTCATCCCGCCCGCAAAGGGCCTTTTCCGGTACATCCTCTACCCGCATTACGTCTTTGAATGGCTCGAGTGGACGGGCTTCGTTCTCGTGGGAACGGCCGTGTACCCTGCGGCTGGTGCCGTTGGGCCTGAGATGGGACTTGTGCCGTGGTTGCGTCCTGCGGCTGCGTTGGCGGAGAAGTTGCGGGTGCCCTTGCCGTTGCCAGCAGTGGTTTTTGTGGTGAATGTTGTGACGTCGATGGTGCCTCAGGCCAGGTTGGGGAAGAGGTGGTATTTGGGACGCTTTGGGAAGGACAAGGTTGCTGGGAGGGGGGCGGTGGTGCCTTTTTTGGGGTGGTTGTCAGTTTAG